Proteins encoded by one window of Pseudomonadota bacterium:
- a CDS encoding diacylglycerol kinase produces the protein MHWRAGGRRLEAFRNEAAFRQEVYLLLFLLPLGWWLGEGPVERLLLIGSWLLVMIVELLNSAVEAVVDRVGPERHELSGRAKDLSSAAVMVALLLAALTWLRLAF, from the coding sequence ATTCACTGGCGGGCTGGCGGGCGGCGTTTAGAGGCGTTTAGAAATGAAGCGGCCTTTCGTCAGGAGGTCTATTTGTTGTTGTTTCTGCTGCCGCTTGGTTGGTGGCTGGGAGAGGGGCCGGTGGAAAGGCTGTTGTTGATCGGCAGCTGGCTTTTGGTGATGATCGTCGAACTGCTCAACTCGGCGGTTGAAGCCGTGGTTGATCGGGTGGGGCCGGAGCGCCATGAACTTTCCGGTCGGGCCAAGGACCTCTCCTCAGCGGCGGTCATGGTGGCCCTGTTACTGGCCGCGCTGACCTGGCTGCGGCTGGCTTTCTGA
- a CDS encoding mechanosensitive ion channel, which translates to MKSNRCKTRKAPGIIFIILGFVTLFLALAAASPAQLPSVNTPLENRLYLGNSEGISAFINERLTQIDNLITNIDALAAESSSSSDLQNRAASLKDFFHGISQQYRSLLAELVRSHSPITEKPQVVGPPFRIDAFDRLINFQRQVDLQISETAKKAELLGNRLTSLKDNAVGLLSEYAKLIKTREHGQLLLYEKYAELISLQGEYALLMIKKPKIELRLNQLKELRQQTAELISQAFNQLMITPEDLESAEQENQKQKQLLQETTDATSAEFQDLNRRIAIYEAQLDSTLIRITENKDNDSAREGWQIEKERIELIIEALKLRIQLINQKRLNCEIKLLQAEFRLAWLTKFQDPEKRERLADFINHWSRENDRLGRTKENITNTISETTLLRSNLTQRLVAIQNKMEAAPKASLREAFGVLSRQAVKVNENIDKLIMALADNDQALKGTRREFSQILSLARYASSPWERLQTRSHRHLSDIKESLQNILYYPLFSFGTSTIDLLTILKIVFLFFFGIVSLRLLRRKIAKLLEKKAAMSIGAVNSITTLGYYASLLIGSIIILSSAGLDLSQLSLILGALGVGIGFGLQTITNNFISGIILLSEQSVKVGDLITLTDGLVGEVKNVSIRSTIIRTIEGEDIILPNSDLISNRVNTWTYSDDWRRLNIPFGVSYDADPDEVVRLAEAAAREVAITREDFMHPLRIFFEGFGDSSLDFSIRVWCRMTNLKAPTGLKTDYYLALFRKFREAGISIPYPQQDLHLKTVSPEVLKQLSALLRKAEEHH; encoded by the coding sequence GTGAAAAGTAACCGTTGTAAAACCAGAAAAGCGCCCGGGATAATATTCATAATCCTGGGTTTTGTCACTCTCTTTCTTGCTTTGGCCGCCGCAAGTCCGGCTCAGCTCCCGAGCGTGAACACCCCCCTGGAAAATCGACTCTATCTGGGCAACAGCGAAGGGATTTCCGCTTTCATCAACGAACGCCTGACTCAGATTGATAACCTCATCACTAACATCGATGCCCTCGCCGCCGAATCCTCAAGCTCCAGTGATTTACAGAACCGGGCCGCCAGCCTCAAGGATTTCTTTCACGGCATTTCCCAACAATACAGGAGTCTGCTGGCCGAACTGGTCCGCAGCCACTCCCCGATCACGGAAAAACCGCAGGTTGTCGGCCCGCCTTTCCGGATTGATGCTTTTGACAGGCTCATCAATTTCCAACGCCAGGTCGATCTTCAGATCAGCGAAACCGCCAAGAAAGCCGAGCTGCTCGGCAATCGCCTGACCTCCCTCAAGGACAATGCCGTCGGCCTCCTTTCCGAATACGCCAAGCTGATCAAAACCAGAGAACATGGGCAGCTGTTACTATATGAAAAATATGCCGAGCTGATCAGTTTGCAAGGCGAATATGCTCTTCTGATGATCAAAAAGCCTAAAATCGAGCTGCGGCTCAACCAATTGAAGGAGCTCCGCCAGCAGACGGCAGAGTTGATCAGCCAGGCCTTCAACCAGCTCATGATCACCCCGGAAGATCTTGAAAGCGCCGAGCAGGAAAACCAAAAACAAAAGCAGCTGCTTCAGGAAACCACTGATGCCACCAGCGCCGAATTTCAGGATCTGAACCGGCGCATCGCCATCTACGAAGCCCAGCTCGACAGCACCCTGATCCGGATCACTGAGAACAAGGACAACGATAGCGCCCGTGAAGGCTGGCAGATAGAAAAGGAACGTATCGAACTGATCATTGAAGCCCTCAAACTGCGCATTCAACTGATCAACCAGAAAAGACTCAACTGCGAAATCAAACTGCTACAGGCCGAATTCAGACTGGCCTGGTTGACCAAATTCCAGGATCCGGAAAAGCGTGAGAGGCTGGCCGATTTCATCAATCATTGGTCCAGGGAAAACGACCGCCTGGGCCGCACCAAAGAAAACATCACCAATACGATTTCAGAAACCACCCTGCTCCGCTCCAATCTGACCCAACGCCTGGTCGCGATTCAGAACAAAATGGAAGCGGCCCCGAAGGCTTCCCTGAGGGAGGCCTTCGGCGTCCTTTCGCGTCAGGCCGTTAAAGTCAACGAAAATATCGACAAGCTGATCATGGCCCTGGCCGACAACGATCAGGCCCTGAAAGGCACCCGAAGGGAATTTTCCCAGATTCTCAGCCTGGCCCGTTACGCCAGCAGTCCATGGGAAAGACTGCAGACCCGGAGCCACCGGCATCTCAGCGACATTAAAGAGAGTCTCCAAAACATCCTGTATTATCCCCTCTTTTCCTTCGGGACCTCAACTATCGACCTGCTGACCATTCTGAAGATTGTGTTTCTCTTCTTTTTCGGAATTGTCAGCCTGCGTCTGCTGCGCCGCAAGATCGCCAAACTGCTGGAGAAAAAAGCCGCCATGTCGATCGGGGCGGTCAACTCGATCACCACCCTGGGCTACTACGCCAGCCTGCTGATCGGCAGCATCATTATTCTCTCCTCCGCCGGGCTTGATTTAAGTCAGCTCAGCCTCATTCTCGGCGCCCTAGGGGTGGGCATCGGTTTCGGACTCCAGACCATCACCAATAACTTTATCAGCGGCATCATCCTCCTCAGTGAGCAAAGCGTCAAGGTCGGCGACCTGATCACCCTTACCGACGGCCTGGTCGGAGAAGTCAAAAACGTCTCGATCCGCTCCACCATCATCCGTACGATTGAAGGCGAGGATATCATCCTGCCCAACTCCGACCTGATCTCCAACCGGGTCAACACCTGGACCTACAGTGATGACTGGCGACGGCTCAATATTCCTTTCGGAGTTTCCTATGACGCCGATCCCGACGAGGTCGTGCGCCTGGCGGAAGCTGCCGCCCGGGAAGTTGCCATCACCCGGGAGGACTTCATGCATCCGCTGCGAATTTTTTTTGAAGGATTTGGCGACAGCAGCCTTGATTTTTCAATTCGGGTCTGGTGCCGAATGACCAATCTCAAGGCCCCGACCGGCCTGAAAACCGACTATTATCTGGCGCTTTTCCGCAAGTTCCGAGAAGCCGGCATCAGCATCCCCTATCCGCAGCAGGATCTGCATTTAAAAACAGTTTCCCCGGAAGTGCTGAAACAACTATCAGCGCTACTCAGAAAAGCGGAAGAACACCATTGA
- the speA gene encoding biosynthetic arginine decarboxylase, whose protein sequence is MPKSKTWNLEDAVKLYGIDKWSAGYFAVNDNGDVVITPSGKENGPAISLHEIITGIEARGLSMPALLRIENILGSQIKRLHDTFNKVIAEIGYQGKFKGVFPIKVNQQEQVLEAIAQFGKSFNHGFEAGSKPELIAAISLLKNRDACLICNGYKDEEFIDLGLYATKMGLQCFFVLEMPGELDLILTRARAIGVKPLLGMRLKLATKADGQWAESGGEQSVFGLNNRQVIDVVDRLKNEQQLDRLMLLHYHIGSQIPNIQDIRAGVLEASRIYEELVKEGAAMGYIDLGGGLAVDYDGSKTNYNSSCNYSVEEYCYDIIETIVSVLDKSAIPHPTIITESGRATVAYYSVLLFNVLGVTTMDPRPVPEIIPATTYDLLENLKSTLEMVSPKNLQECYNDAQFYRSQAQQLFKLGQINLRERALAEDLIKHIMIKLTEVAKELEHIPEEIEELEKQISDIYYGNFSLFQSLPDVWAIDQLFPVMPIHRLNETPTRPAIIADITCDCDGKIDSFSSYPYPRDTILLHQEKEDEDYYLGVFLIGAYQETLGDLHNLFGDTNIISIHVNDDGSYNFIRELEGDSVEDVLGYVEYDIKALKKRLKDFAEDSIRNGYINLKERRTILAAFDEGLRGYTYFEKE, encoded by the coding sequence ATGCCTAAATCAAAAACATGGAACCTCGAGGATGCGGTAAAACTTTACGGCATCGACAAATGGAGCGCCGGCTATTTCGCCGTCAATGACAACGGTGATGTCGTCATCACCCCCTCGGGCAAAGAGAATGGACCGGCTATCAGTCTGCATGAAATCATTACAGGCATTGAGGCCCGAGGTTTGTCAATGCCTGCATTGCTACGTATAGAAAACATCCTGGGTTCACAGATCAAACGCCTGCATGATACCTTTAACAAGGTTATCGCTGAAATCGGCTATCAGGGAAAATTCAAAGGCGTTTTTCCGATTAAAGTCAATCAGCAGGAACAGGTGCTGGAAGCCATTGCTCAGTTCGGAAAAAGCTTCAATCACGGCTTTGAAGCCGGAAGCAAGCCGGAACTGATCGCCGCCATCTCCTTGCTCAAAAACCGCGATGCCTGCCTGATCTGCAACGGCTATAAAGATGAAGAGTTCATTGACCTCGGCTTGTATGCCACCAAAATGGGCTTGCAATGTTTTTTTGTCCTGGAAATGCCGGGCGAGCTGGATCTGATTCTGACCCGAGCCCGGGCCATCGGGGTCAAACCCCTGCTCGGCATGCGCCTGAAACTGGCCACCAAGGCCGACGGCCAATGGGCTGAATCCGGCGGAGAACAAAGCGTTTTTGGTCTCAACAACCGCCAGGTAATCGATGTGGTTGACCGTTTGAAAAATGAGCAGCAACTTGACCGACTGATGCTCCTGCATTATCATATCGGCTCCCAGATTCCCAACATTCAGGATATCCGGGCCGGAGTCCTTGAAGCCAGTCGCATCTATGAAGAATTGGTCAAAGAGGGCGCCGCCATGGGTTACATTGACCTTGGCGGCGGCCTCGCAGTTGATTATGACGGCTCCAAAACCAACTATAATTCCAGCTGCAATTATTCGGTCGAAGAGTACTGCTACGATATTATCGAAACCATCGTCTCGGTTCTTGACAAAAGCGCCATCCCACACCCGACCATCATCACCGAATCCGGTCGCGCCACGGTGGCCTACTACTCGGTGCTGCTGTTCAACGTTCTCGGGGTCACGACCATGGATCCCAGACCGGTTCCGGAAATAATCCCGGCCACCACCTATGACCTGCTCGAAAACCTCAAGTCAACCCTTGAAATGGTTTCGCCAAAAAATCTGCAGGAATGTTACAATGACGCTCAGTTTTACCGCAGTCAGGCCCAGCAGCTTTTCAAACTGGGACAAATCAATCTGCGTGAACGGGCCCTAGCAGAAGACCTGATCAAACACATCATGATCAAACTCACCGAGGTAGCCAAGGAGCTGGAGCATATTCCGGAAGAAATCGAGGAGCTGGAAAAACAGATCTCGGATATTTATTACGGCAATTTCAGTCTTTTTCAGTCCCTGCCCGATGTCTGGGCCATAGATCAGCTCTTTCCGGTGATGCCTATCCACCGTCTTAACGAAACCCCGACCCGACCGGCCATCATCGCCGACATAACCTGCGACTGCGACGGCAAGATTGATTCCTTCTCCAGTTATCCATACCCCCGTGACACCATTTTGCTGCATCAGGAAAAGGAGGATGAGGACTATTATCTGGGGGTTTTCCTGATCGGCGCCTACCAGGAAACCCTGGGGGACCTGCACAACCTCTTCGGCGACACCAACATTATTTCGATTCATGTCAACGACGACGGTTCCTATAATTTTATCCGCGAGCTTGAAGGCGACTCGGTCGAGGATGTTCTGGGCTATGTTGAATACGATATCAAAGCCTTGAAAAAACGCCTCAAGGATTTCGCCGAAGACTCCATTCGTAACGGCTATATCAACCTCAAGGAACGGCGCACCATTCTGGCTGCCTTTGACGAGGGCTTGCGAGGCTACACCTATTTCGAGAAGGAATAA
- a CDS encoding saccharopine dehydrogenase family protein: MSKVMIIGAGGVGSVVAHKCAQVPEVFGEICLASRTKSKCDAIAAQLKRAIHTAQVDADNVPELVGLLRREKPDLVINVALPYQDLHIMDACLETGIDYLDTANYEPPNEAKFCYKWQWEYQERFQEKGLMALLGSGFDPGVTNVFTAWAKKKHFDEIWTLDIIDCNAGDHGQPFATNFNPEINIREVTQRGKYYDNGQWLETEPLSVARDFDFPEGIGPRKIYLMYHEELESLVHHFPEIKRGRFWMTFSDNYLNHLKVLEGIGMTSIEPVDYQGLKIVPLQFLKAVLPDPGSLGPLTKGRTCIGCLITGLKEGRKKSYYIYNICDHQECYREVRSQAISYTTGVPAMIGAMMMLTGKWQGQGVFNLEQFDPAPFMAALNQYGLPWTEYSGDLTGVEL, encoded by the coding sequence ATGTCTAAAGTAATGATTATCGGTGCCGGCGGAGTGGGTTCGGTGGTCGCGCACAAATGTGCTCAGGTGCCGGAGGTTTTCGGTGAAATCTGTCTGGCGAGCCGGACCAAGAGCAAATGTGACGCGATTGCCGCGCAATTGAAACGAGCGATTCATACCGCCCAGGTTGACGCCGACAACGTCCCCGAGCTGGTCGGTCTGCTGCGGCGGGAAAAACCCGATCTGGTCATCAACGTCGCCCTGCCCTACCAGGATCTGCACATCATGGACGCCTGCCTGGAAACCGGTATCGACTATCTCGACACCGCCAACTATGAACCTCCGAACGAAGCCAAATTCTGCTACAAGTGGCAATGGGAATACCAGGAACGCTTTCAGGAAAAAGGTCTGATGGCCCTGCTCGGCAGCGGTTTTGATCCCGGGGTCACCAACGTTTTTACGGCCTGGGCCAAGAAAAAGCATTTCGACGAGATTTGGACCCTCGATATCATTGACTGCAATGCCGGCGATCACGGCCAGCCCTTTGCCACCAATTTCAACCCGGAAATCAATATTCGCGAGGTCACGCAGCGGGGCAAGTATTATGACAACGGGCAGTGGCTTGAAACCGAACCGTTAAGCGTGGCGCGCGACTTTGATTTTCCCGAAGGCATCGGGCCGCGCAAAATCTATCTGATGTATCATGAAGAACTTGAATCCCTGGTACACCATTTCCCTGAGATTAAGCGAGGGCGTTTCTGGATGACCTTTTCCGATAACTACCTGAACCATCTCAAGGTTCTCGAAGGCATCGGCATGACCAGCATCGAGCCGGTCGACTATCAGGGCCTAAAGATTGTCCCGCTCCAGTTTCTCAAGGCCGTGCTTCCCGATCCCGGTTCCCTGGGTCCGCTGACCAAAGGCCGCACCTGTATCGGCTGTTTGATCACCGGCCTCAAGGAAGGCCGTAAAAAGAGCTATTACATCTACAATATCTGCGATCACCAGGAATGCTACCGAGAAGTGCGATCCCAGGCCATCTCCTACACCACCGGGGTGCCGGCCATGATCGGCGCGATGATGATGCTGACCGGCAAGTGGCAGGGCCAGGGGGTCTTCAACCTCGAACAATTTGACCCGGCGCCGTTTATGGCCGCACTCAATCAATACGGCCTGCCCTGGACAGAATACAGTGGCGATTTAACCGGAGTCGAATTGTGA
- the nspC gene encoding carboxynorspermidine decarboxylase, whose product MPSPAFIVDLAALADNCEIFDHIQKRTGAKILLALKGFAMFSTFKLLNRTLAGTCASSTFEARLGREEFGGEVHSYAPAYSRESLTELLSLSDHIIFNSPGQWQRFRSQCRPFADRVKFGLRLNPEHSEAPIPLYDPCRPGSRLGTRAQDLQETDLEGLSGFHFHTLCEQDSHALGRTLNAVRQRFGPRLKKMEWINFGGGHHLTRPGYDLDHLCRLIEDFRRDFEVDVYLEPGEAVVLNAGYFMCTVLDIIDNHGPIAILDASAATHLPDILEMPYRPQIIGAGRSQEKPFTYDLGGVSCLAGDHFGTYSFARPLSIGDRLLFTDMAHYTMVKTNTFNGIPLPALTIFNGESIEIVRKFGYEDFKNRLS is encoded by the coding sequence ATGCCGTCGCCGGCTTTTATCGTCGACCTCGCGGCCCTGGCCGACAACTGTGAGATCTTCGACCACATTCAAAAAAGAACCGGCGCGAAGATTCTCCTCGCCTTGAAAGGCTTCGCCATGTTCAGCACTTTCAAGCTGCTTAACCGGACCCTGGCCGGCACCTGCGCCAGCTCGACCTTTGAGGCCCGGCTGGGACGCGAGGAATTCGGCGGCGAGGTTCACAGTTACGCTCCGGCCTACAGCCGCGAAAGTCTGACCGAGCTGCTGTCGCTGAGTGACCATATTATTTTCAATTCTCCCGGCCAATGGCAGCGTTTTCGCTCGCAATGCCGACCCTTTGCCGACCGGGTCAAATTCGGCCTGCGCCTCAATCCCGAACATTCCGAAGCGCCGATCCCCCTTTACGATCCCTGCCGGCCCGGCTCCCGTCTGGGAACCCGGGCCCAGGATCTGCAGGAAACCGATCTGGAAGGGCTTTCCGGCTTCCATTTTCACACCCTCTGCGAACAGGATTCCCATGCCCTGGGAAGAACCCTGAACGCGGTGCGACAAAGATTCGGCCCCCGGCTGAAAAAAATGGAATGGATCAATTTCGGCGGCGGCCATCATCTTACCCGTCCGGGCTACGATCTCGACCATCTCTGCCGTTTGATCGAAGATTTTCGCCGGGATTTCGAGGTTGACGTCTACCTTGAACCGGGTGAAGCTGTGGTTCTCAATGCCGGCTATTTCATGTGCACGGTGCTCGATATCATCGACAACCACGGGCCCATCGCAATTCTCGACGCCTCGGCCGCCACCCATCTGCCCGACATCCTGGAAATGCCCTATCGACCGCAAATCATTGGCGCCGGACGTTCTCAGGAAAAACCTTTCACCTATGATCTCGGCGGGGTCAGCTGTCTGGCCGGCGATCATTTCGGCACTTACTCCTTCGCTCGGCCTTTAAGTATCGGCGACCGCCTGCTGTTTACCGACATGGCCCACTATACCATGGTCAAGACCAATACCTTCAACGGTATTCCCCTGCCCGCCCTGACGATTTTTAACGGCGAGAGCATTGAAATCGTCCGGAAATTCGGCTACGAGGATTTCAAAAATCGTCTTTCCTGA